GCAAGATGGTACACTGGCTGTTAAAACAACGGAAACGCTCATGGTGTTAACACAAAGTCGCTATAAGGAATTACTTCATTTTGAAGAGTTATTAAAGGACATGCATCTGGATATAGATGAGAAGCAACTTATTTTGGAGCAAGAGCGGAAAAGTCTAAAAAAACAAAATACAAAGCTTGAAGCAGACATACAAAAACTAACACAGCAAAATGCGGTGCTACAAAAAAAGCTTACCGAGTATAATTGTGTCGTTGATGAGCTGAAGGAGCTTCGTCGACAGAATACCGACTTGTTGATCGAGCTTAGTAAATACACGGCTCTTTCAAAGGAATCGCTATCAGGTCCATTAAAATCAATGATTCGAGATATGCGAGAGCAAGGTGTAGGCATTAAAGAAATTCATATTCGTATAAAACGTCAAATTAATCCTGATATCAGTTATAGTATGGTGCGAAAATATATTTCTGAGCTTGAAAGTGAGAATAAAGCGTAACAACACGTGTTTCAGCGATAAACAACACGTCCATAGTAAATTTGTGCATTTACAGTTGCCACTCAAAGTCCTATAATTAGTCTATTCTTTATATTATGAATGCCATCATATGGAAATACGAGAAATCGTAAGTGATTTAAGAAGAGTAGGAGAATTCAAGACAATGTCAAACGAGAAAAAAGGCGTCTGGGCAGCATTTTTGGCCTATGCTATTTGGGGAGCATTCCCACTTTATTGGAAACTGCTTGAGCATGTGCCGAGTATGGAAATATTATTAGGGCGTGTCATATGGTCTTTCGTCTTTACAGTACTAGTAGTGATTATATTCGGTATGCGAAAAGATTTAATAGCTGATTTAAAATATTTATGGACGCACCAAAAGAGTTTTTGGCAACTCGCTTGTGCTTCCTTTGTTATTTCAATGAATTGGTACTTATATATTTGGGCAGTAACACATGAACATTTGATAGAGACAAGCCTTGGCTATTATATTAATCCACTATTGTCGGTTATTTTTGGTGTGGTCTTCTTTAAAGAGAGTTTGAGTCGTGCACAATGGGCTGCAACAGCAATTGCTTTTATTGCGGTCATCCTATTAACGGTAAACTATGGAACAGTACCTTGGGTGGCAATTCTTATTGCGTTATCATTTGCTATTTATGGAGTATTGAAGAAGAAAATTACCCTTGATGCAACAAG
This DNA window, taken from Lysinibacillus sp. FSL M8-0337, encodes the following:
- the rarD gene encoding EamA family transporter RarD, with the translated sequence MSNEKKGVWAAFLAYAIWGAFPLYWKLLEHVPSMEILLGRVIWSFVFTVLVVIIFGMRKDLIADLKYLWTHQKSFWQLACASFVISMNWYLYIWAVTHEHLIETSLGYYINPLLSVIFGVVFFKESLSRAQWAATAIAFIAVILLTVNYGTVPWVAILIALSFAIYGVLKKKITLDATRGLAIETLFILPFALGYYIYLFTTSQASFLHINIQTDVLMIVSGIVTAVPLILFAKGAQNIPLYLLGFIQYVAPTIVLILGVVLYKEPFSPVELLAFSIIWVALLLFSGSKILEIRKAHHKSA